The Citrus sinensis cultivar Valencia sweet orange chromosome 4, DVS_A1.0, whole genome shotgun sequence DNA segment AATCTTGtagataaattcaaatttaatatgatGGAATCCACCGTTATCTCACAAATAACAATttgaattcattaatttaacaGCTCAACTAAgatttcttcattaatttaacTATATTTTGAGCTTCCAAAATTAACATGAGAAAATACAACAGTTACAACTATACTTTGATTCTTTTAATGGATGCATATTAGGTCTCTATCATTAACAatatcttaataaaataagaaaaagtaaCCTGTGGTAGATTATTTTGACTCAAAAACGAATTTGACACTATTCTACAgctaagaaataattaattcaatctTTTATTCACTATGTGAGAAATGACTTATAGCTTCTCTGGGTTCCGGTGTCACTTTAATTGCTTTTAGCCGCCCATAAAAACCCTAACAACTACAGTAAATTAAACCAAAGATGCCATGTTTGTGGATCCCTAAGTGGCTACTTTAACTAATAACcccatgcatgcatgcagcCAAAGAAGATCTCAAATCTTAATAATTACCTGAGGGGCTACACAAAAAGGCAAATTTTCTCATGATTTCTtgccatttcaattattaGACAATTGAAAGACTAACATTTGATGAAAAACGTGCAAACTGTCGATCACTTTTCACTTAGTTAACAGCCGGGAAAGCGTTCGGAAGAAgctaaatcatcaaaagacAAAACCGGTGAACAACTTCGAACCAGACGCACGAACAAACCGCGTATAGTGTTAATGGTATGCTGATCGTAATGAACAAGAAGTAATCTAACACTACCTAAACAAGAACTAGCGCTACCGAAACTCCCGCTTTTGTTGCGGTGTTCCCGATCCCTACATCAGAATCTGCAATGGCGATGAATAATAAGAGAATTGCATTCCTCGGTGGATTTCATGCCTCATTCAGGGAACAAACAACTCATTCCTGAAGATaacatttctcttttatatattaatagcTAGAAAACAACTTCAATCACAATATGGTGAGAAATTGAGCACGTACGCAGCACAGTTTGTAACTAGTGTCGAAGTTATTGTATAACTAGTCAACCCCTTGTGACAATATTGCTCGTTATAAGATGTGCATTATTGTCCCCATCTGTATTACGTAGAAACTTAGACCTTGAAGTCATCAACTCTAATAAATGGGTCGTATCCATGTTAGTTTAAATAAGTCACGACGTTACAAATTGACACCTCTATATAAAATTGTGCTAAAGCCTTAATGTATTTGATGAATTGATATTGCTGTTGTGTGTTATGTAGGCTGCGAGATCAAGCATCTTGAAGGACTGTCTAGATGGAAAACTTTTGCCGATTTCGTCAACTGGTGGAATGACTACAATGGAAGTCGCCGAGGAAGGTGAAGTGCTTAAGGCTCTTGTAGATTTTCTTTACACAGGGAGCTTGCCTAGGGAGAAGCTGCAGAAACACGTGGTTGGATTATTTGCTGCAGGagataattatgaaattgagTACTTGCGTGAGGTTTGCTTGCACCATATGCCTGCGTCTTTccagtcatcaaatgctcgtGATTTTCAGTCATCAAATGCTATTGATTTTCTGAGAATCGGATATAATTATCAACTTGATGAATTGAGGGATGCTGCCCTTAACTTCATTGTCAAAAAAGTGGAGGAGTTAGTTTTCTCTGATAAATATGAAGAATCTGCATCTGAGTTTCCTCATTTGAGTGTGCTGATTACAAGGGGATGTTTATGGGTGCCAACAGAAGAGTCACACAAATGCAGATTAAAAGAGCATGTTTTATGGATGCCAGAAGAATACTTAGGCATTGGGATCGCAATGGACAATACTCGCAGCAGGATTTTATTACCAAACTCGTACCcatacaaaatttaaagagaaatgCTAAACGTCGGGAATGCTGAGAGAACGCTGAGAGAAACGGCAGCTTGTGCTGTCGTTTCGTGTTCTCTCAGCTCCCCACTGAGAATCCACGTGAAAAAGGACTTTAACTTTAAGTTACTTTTGTCAAAAGCTGTCATTGGCCCCACATTCCATCACTTTTGCCAAGTGATGTCTTCCCCCACGTGAATGTCTTTGTTCTCTCCTTGCTCATGACTAAGCAAAGCTACATTTGAGTTCTCCTTAAGCTAAAGTCTCAGCGTTGCTCCTTCACTCGGTTCATTTCTCTTTCGTTGTCCTTCACATCACAAACCATAACTTTAGCTCATCCAATCAGTGAATCAGTGGCCATTTCTTCAGCTCGTTCATTTTCCGATCTAGATCTTAAAGCAACACCCAGTTGGTAATTATTTCAgcttaaagaataattttttatttgtttattattttttgttatatcataataatagatatatacttgcatttattaattaaatgataatgtgtttaatttagaattttttagaaatttttttatttaaatgatatgtttgatttagaattttttaatttaaattttgtttgaacatagaattatttttaatttaaattgtgtttgatttataatttatttaatttaaattgttagaactttaatggattaaattattactgcaaaaatttataataatttattcttaatttaattgttgtttccacattgaatttatttatttaaattgtgttcgatttatcattttttatttaaaatgtgttcgatttattttttatttaaattgtattcgatttatttttttatttaaattgtgttcgatttattttttatttaaattgtgttcgatttatttttttatttaaattgtgttcgatttattattttttatttaaattgtgttcgatttatcatttttttaatttttagaattttaatggattaaattatTGCTGGATGGtgtttgtataaattgatcttACATTTTGCTTAATacgaatattaattattttgtagaaatGGATAATTTGGAACATGAAGATGGAGTCGAAGATGCGTAATCGGAAAAATATGAGCCGACTCTTGGGATGTTATTTGATAGCCATGAGGAAATGTGGCAATTTTACAAAGCCTATGGTAAACAAAAAGGGTTTCCTATTAAAAAGTTAACTAGTAAGAAATGGAGCGATGGAATTATAAGGTACGCGACGTTTGCATGTAGTCGTAGTGGCAAGTCAGAAACTAAATCTACTGATGTACTGAAGCCAAAACCTATTGCAAAAACTGGTTGTGATGCTAGAATTGGAGGTTGTGTAAATGAAGATGGAAAATGGATTCTTCGAACTTTAAACCTTGAACACAATCATGGATTGAGTCCGGACAAAGCTAGATATTTTCCTTGTAACCGCAACATTAGTGCAAGTGCAAGAAAGCGTATTGAAATGAATGATTGTGCAGGAATTAACATTGCCAAGAATTTCAATTCTATTGTTGTTGAAGCTGGTGCATATGAAAACGTGTCATTTctaaaaaaagattgtagaAATCTTGTTGACAAAGGTAGGCGATTACAACTTCGAGAAGGAGATGCTATGGCAATTCTAAAGTACTTCCAAAACAAGCAAGCAGAATgcaatggttttttttttcagtattGATTTGGATGAGCATGATCGATTAAGGAATGTATTTTGGGTAGATCGGAGGAGTAGGGCTGCTTAGAAATATTTTGGAGACGTCATCACATTTGACACCACATATCTCACCAACAAGTATGACATGCCATTCGCTCCTTTTGTTGGAGTTAATCATCATGGTCAGTCTATTTTGTTAGGATGTGGATTGATTTCACACGAGGATACCGAGACATTTACGTGGTTATTTGAGGCATGGCTATCATGCATGTCTAATTCTCCTCCCATTGGTATCATTACAGACCAAGACAAAGCAATGCAAAAGGCAATCACAAATGTTTTTCCTACGACTAGGCATCGATGGTGTTTGTGGCATATAATGAAGAAGGTACTTGAGAAGTTAAGAGCTTTTAAAGAACGTGAAGGTATTATTTCTTCGTTGCTTTCTGCTGTTTATGATTCACTGAGTCCGAATATGTTTGATGAGGCTTGGCATGACATGATGACGGTGTATAATTTATGGGATAATGATTGGTTGAACGGTTTATATGAGGAGTGGTATCGTTGGGTTCCATGTTATTTGAACGACTGCTTTTGGGCAGGAATGTCAACAACTCAACGAAGTGAAAGCATGAATGCATTTTTTGATGGATTTGTTAACgcaaaaacaaatttgaagcAATTTGTGAAGCAGTACGAAAATGCATTGAGAAGGAAAGTTGAATTAGAATGGCAAGCAGATGCCAAGTGTTTCAGCAAAAAAACTCCTTGTGTATCAAGATATGAGATGGAAAAGCAAGTTGAAGAGGTGTATACTATTTCTAAGTTTAAAGAATTCCAACAAGAATTAACTGCACTGATGTATTGTGACACAATTAATTGTGTGGGATCAATATATGAAATCAGTGAATCATTTGGGCAAgataagaacaaaaattttgaggtTGTTTTTGAAGAAGCCGTCCGTGAAGTTAACTGTATCTGTTCAAAGTTTCAATTTCGGGGAATTCTTTGTAGACATGCCCTTACAGTGTTGATACGTAACGGTGTTGAAGTACTTCCGGAAATGTACATTTTGGCAAGGTGGAGAAGAGATGTGATGAGATCTTACAGCAAGGTGAAAGTTAGTTACGATGGGCAGCATTTGACAATTCAGCAGGAGATGTATGACAAAATGTGTAATGCTTTCAGTGAGGTTGCAGACATAGCTGCTGATGATGAAAGTAGTTACAAATCTgtattggattggattaataaGGCACTGAAAGACTTGCCCAAGCAAATTCGGTGTGCAAGTGTCGAAACGACTATTTCACCAACGACTGATATAGGCGAAGGAAGTTGCAGCAGCAACAATATTGAACATGTAATCAATGATCCAGTAGCAACTCACCATAAAGGTCGTCCTCCTTCTTTGAGGAAGGAATCTATAATTCGAAAGAAATcgacccaaaagaaaaaaaactgcaGAAAGAAATATGGTTGGTTggttttttatgttaaattttattaaatttacttgttgaatttttatgttaaattggTTGTTATAATTATAGGATTTAGAAGAAGATGCATCATTATCTTCTCAAGTGCCTAATCAATTCTCCACACAGCAGAGCAACGTGGGTGTGGtaagtttatgaatttttatgttcaagttttcttttattttaaatatacataACTAACAATATTGTTGAACATATATAGACATCACAGGAACAAAGTGCTGTTAATACAAATTTCAACCAATATAGGACTTCAGGCTActataatgtaataatttaattcgtgaagaaattgtaatttttaatttttaatgtcgattatacatatatttttttttcatttgtgtaGGTACCTATATACCCTACTCAAGGTGGTGTGCACAATATTTATCAACCATTTCCTTATAATTGGCAACAAGTAAGCTTTTATCTAAAAATCACAATTTGTTAGTCTacacttatattttttaatttcaaaaatcttatatcaggttttaaattttcatgtatTACAGCAACCACTCCCGCCGTATGCTTTGCAACCACATTATCCTTCTCATTCGATGACATACGAAGGATCTGAAAGTGGAAGTTTCCAACATTTGCTACATCAACAACATAATGAAAACAACAATGGATGTGATTGATGTTTGAATTTGGTTAAATCAAACTAATtacaatacttttttttttctaaattgcTTCTTGACAAGTGAACCATCTTTATggagttgttgttgttgacaTTAAGTACGGGCAAATATAGACAATTTCAaggatatttttgttatgattTGAATTTGTCTggatatatgtgtgtgtgtgtgtcacATACATTACaactataaaatttgtatttacttGTTAGGTATCTTATTTGGCACATAGAATTAAAGAGCAAACccaaacaatttattaatgcATTGTTATAAAGTTTTTTTGATATGTCGGCATGCCAATATTAATTTGGTGGGTAAGTTTCTGGCCACTAAAGAGATGCATATATATGGCCATTAATATATGTAGACCAAGCACCACCCACTTCCGGCACACCTACAGCAGCTCCCAAGTGCATATTAACATTTAAGAACATAAATTTACCTCAAATTTGACAGAATCATTATTCATGTTGTAGGCaatttcaaattgtaattaaaatcaGTCTTGATTTTATATACGATGACCAAATTAAAGCGAGCATGCTTTTGCTTTACATCAAAACTTGAAGCAGTTCATTCATGTTCGTGGCcatatacttaattataacCATCTTGCTTTTTGGTATCGtcatcatataattaattctttcattt contains these protein-coding regions:
- the LOC112498920 gene encoding protein FAR1-RELATED SEQUENCE 4-like, with amino-acid sequence MWQFYKAYGKQKGFPIKKLTSKKWSDGIIRYATFACSRSGKSETKSTDVLKPKPIAKTGCDARIGGCVNEDGKWILRTLNLEHNHGLSPDKARYFPCNRNISASARKRIEMNDCAGINIAKNFNSIVVEAGAYENVSFLKKDCRNLVDKGRRLQLREGDAMAILKYFQNKQAECNGFFFQY
- the LOC102613487 gene encoding protein FAR1-RELATED SEQUENCE 5-like, with amino-acid sequence MPFAPFVGVNHHGQSILLGCGLISHEDTETFTWLFEAWLSCMSNSPPIGIITDQDKAMQKAITNVFPTTRHRWCLWHIMKKVLEKLRAFKEREGIISSLLSAVYDSLSPNMFDEAWHDMMTVYNLWDNDWLNGLYEEWYRWVPCYLNDCFWAGMSTTQRSESMNAFFDGFVNAKTNLKQFVKQYENALRRKVELEWQADAKCFSKKTPCVSRYEMEKQVEEVYTISKFKEFQQELTALMYCDTINCVGSIYEISESFGQDKNKNFEVVFEEAVREVNCICSKFQFRGILCRHALTVLIRNGVEVLPEMYILARWRRDVMRSYSKVKVSYDGQHLTIQQEMYDKMCNAFSEVADIAADDESSYKSVLDWINKALKDLPKQIRCASVETTISPTTDIGEGSCSSNNIEHVINDPVATHHKGRPPSLRKESIIRKKSTQKKKNCRKKYGFRRRCIIIFSSA